The Wolbachia endosymbiont of Ctenocephalides felis wCfeT genome includes a region encoding these proteins:
- a CDS encoding crossover junction endodeoxyribonuclease RuvC, with product MQILTLDLGKQTGWAILHNGVVHSGSESFHSSRFNGGGMKFLSFRNWLEQKLENISAVYFEEVRRHLGTDAAHCYGGFLAHLTAWCEEHNIPYKGVPVKTIKRFIAGKGNASKNEVIQAVQDRGFCPVDDNEADALALMFWARKHFTSGFDYKKYEDIKKNT from the coding sequence ATGCAAATCCTTACTCTTGATCTTGGCAAACAAACTGGCTGGGCTATTCTCCATAATGGAGTAGTTCATAGTGGTAGCGAAAGTTTTCACTCTAGCCGATTTAATGGTGGTGGAATGAAGTTCTTAAGTTTTCGTAACTGGCTTGAACAGAAGCTTGAAAATATCTCTGCCGTATATTTCGAGGAAGTTAGAAGGCACCTTGGTACTGACGCGGCTCATTGCTATGGTGGGTTCTTAGCTCATTTGACTGCTTGGTGTGAAGAGCATAACATTCCATATAAGGGCGTTCCTGTTAAGACTATAAAGCGCTTTATTGCTGGTAAGGGTAATGCAAGTAAGAACGAAGTTATTCAAGCAGTGCAAGATAGAGGTTTTTGTCCTGTAGATGATAATGAGGCGGATGCACTAGCTTTGATGTTTTGGGCACGAAAGCATTTTACTTCTGGCTTTGATTACAAAAAGTATGAAGATATAAAGAAAAATACCTAA